In a single window of the Canis lupus familiaris isolate Mischka breed German Shepherd chromosome 2, alternate assembly UU_Cfam_GSD_1.0, whole genome shotgun sequence genome:
- the LOC119871144 gene encoding uncharacterized protein LOC119871144 isoform X1, producing MLYASFDGLVSRARELRLRSLRPRLSEGRSVTSSKSGTPMRTRARGTSRSNNSPPDEGGGLYFTQSPWPRRAPTEVLRALLCPHRSTVSLRAVVSTGHKRGFGESSEQPARGQAGQRGTSSLHLPSWGPSSGRPPGSGRRGAALRCTLEETRQKGESAGSAPLCRRASPGRAGIQPSTCCHRHKSHKRDRTEPALEPNVQIASPLSSPQPDPKIATSELCPRLKPNGAAPGPERADESDAAAAEALLFPRARLGTSGAVLGTSGTVLGTSGALWTPASAAD from the coding sequence ATGTTATACGCATCGTTTGACGGCCTCGTCTCGCGGGCACGGGAGCTACGACTCCGCTCGCTACGGCCGCGTCTGTCTGAAGGCCGCAGCGTCACCTCCTCCAAATCGGGCACTCCAATGAGGACGAGAGCGAGGGGCACGTCAAGGTCGAACAACTCGCCTCCTGACGAGGGGGGAGGTCTTTATTTCACCCAGTCTCCGTGGCCTCGTAGGGCTCCCACCGAAGTCCTCAGGGCTCTCCTCTGTCCGCACAGGTCAACCGTCTCCCTCCGAGCTGTGGTCTCCACCGGGCACAAACGCGGGTTTGGTGAGAGCAGCGAACAGCCGGCtcgggggcaggcagggcagcgGGGAACGAGCTCACTCCACCTCCCTTCGTGGGGTCCGTCTTCGGGACGCCCGCCCGGCAGTGGGCGACGCGGCGCAGCCCTACGCTGTACCTTGGAGGAGACGAGACAGAAGGGAGAGTCCGCAGGCTCTGCCCCGCTCTGCCGCCGAGCATCACCAGGTCGCGCAGGCATCCAGCCATCTACTTGCTGCCACCGGCATAAATCACACAAACGCGACAGAACTGAACCTGCGCTGGAGCCGAACGTGCAGATCGCGAGTCCTTTGTCATCTCCTCAGCCAGACCCTAAAATAGCAACTTCAGAGCTCTGCCCTCGTTTGAAGCCTAACGGCGCGGCGCCGGGCCCAGAGCGGGCTGACGAGTCTGACGCAGCCGCCGCTGAAGCACTCCTCTTCCCACGCGCCCGCCTCGGCACTTCCGGCGCCGTCTTGGGCACTTCCGGCACCGTCTTGGGCACTTCCGGAGCCCTCTGGACTCCTGCGAGCGCGGCTGACTGA